One Manihot esculenta cultivar AM560-2 chromosome 6, M.esculenta_v8, whole genome shotgun sequence DNA segment encodes these proteins:
- the LOC110616710 gene encoding copper-transporting ATPase PAA1, chloroplastic isoform X6: protein MESAFSLSTSSLALFTISRALNRHFNTNSSSLLRTRCLTSFYTRNSFPSSSSSSSSSSSFRTSCAPLPRPLYCVSNTSSSFTTSGGGNDSGGPFGGSGGGGGGDRSDGSDAKSNLTAGGTEDVSALSPDVIILDVGGMTCGGCAASVKRILESQPQVSSASVNLTTETAIVWPLSEAKVVPNWKKQLGEELAKQLTSCGFKSNLRDAGRGIFFSVFEKKMEEKRDRLRESGRELAVSWALCAVCLFGHLSHIFALKASWIHMFHSTGFHLSLSLFTLLGPGRQLILDGVKSLLKGAPNMNTLVGLGALSSFAVSSLAALIPKLGWKAFFEEPIMLIAFVLLGRNLEQRAKIKATSDMTGLLSILPSKARLLIHDDAKDRGSIVEVPCTSLSVGDQIFVLPGDRVPADGIVRAGRSTIDESSFTGEPLPVTKLPGSQVAAGSINLNGTLTVEVQRPGGETAIGDIVRLVEEAQSREAPVQRLADKVSGHFTYGVMALSAATFMFWNLFGTHVLPAAFHHGNPVSLALQLSCSVLVIACPCALGLATPTAVLVGTSLGATRGLLLRGGSVLEKFSMAKTIVFDKTGTLTIGRPVVTKVVTPGGVKITDIQENVNLTLSEVEVLKLAAGVESNTIHPVGKAIVEAAQAAGCQNVKVKDGTFMEEPGSGAVATIENKKVSVGTLDWVQRNGVYDNPFQEVEDLKNQSIVFVGVDNTLAGLIYLEDQIREDARYVVESLSRQGINVWMLSGDRRNTAEYVASIVGIPKDKGEA from the exons ATGGAGTCTGCATTCTCTCTCTCAACTTCTTCTCTCGCTCTCTTCACCATCTCCAGAGCTCTAAACCGCCATTTCAACACCAACTCTTCCTCCCTCCTCCGCACTCGCTGCCTCACTTCATTCTACACTCGCAACTctttcccttcttcttcttcttcttcttcttcttcttcttctttcaggACCTCCTGCGCTCCCTTGCCGCGCCCTTTGTACTGCGTCTCGAATACTTCCTCGTCTTTTACGACCTCTGGTGGTGGAAACGATAGTGGTGGTCCGTTTGGTGGGAGTGGCGGCGGCGGAGGTGGGGATAGGTCGGACGGTAGTGATGCCAAGTCGAATTTGACTGCGGGAGGGACAGAGGATGTCTCTGCGCTTTCTCCAGATGTTATAATACTCGATGTTGGA GGAATGACATGCGGGGGATGTGCAGCCAGTGTAAAGAGAATATTGGAAAGTCAA CCACAAGTCTCCTCTGCTAGTGTCAATCTCACCACTGAGACTGCAATTGTGTGGCCTTTATCTGAGGCAAAAGTTGTACCAAACTGGAAAAAACAGTTGGGAGAGGAACTTGCAAAGCAGCTGACAAGTTGTGGTTTCAAATCTAACCTTCGAG ATGCAGGGAGAGGAATCTTCTTCAgtgtttttgaaaaaaaaatggaggAAAAGCGTGATCGTTTAAGAGAAAGTG GTCGTGAGCTTGCTGTCTCTTGGGCTCTCTGTGCTGTATGCCTCTTTGGTCATCTTTCTCATATTTTTGCTCTCAAGGCCTCATGGATCCACATGTTTCATTCCACAGGATTCCACCTGTCTTTGTCTTTGTTTACATTGCTTGGCCCTGGGCGTCAGCTTATCCTAGATGGTGTGAAAAGCCTTCTTAAGGGGGCTCCAAATATGAACACCTTAGTTGGACTTGGGGCTTTATCTTCATTTGCTGTTAGTTCATTAGCTGCCTTAATTCCAAAGCTG GGTTGGAAGGCATTCTTTGAGGAGCCAATTATGTTAATAGCTTTTGTCTTGCTGGGTAGGAATCTTGAGCAAAGAGCTAAAATTAAAGCAACCAGTGACATGACAGGACTTCTAAGTATTTTACCTTCAAAAGCTCGTCTTCTGATTCATGATGATGCAAAAGACCGAGGCTCAATTGTTGAAGTCCCTTGTACCAGTCTTTCTGTTGGGGATCAAATTTTTGTATTGCCTGGA GATCGTGTTCCAGCAGATGGAATAGTTAGAGCTGGTCGAAGCACCATTGACGAGTCGAGTTTCACAGGGGAGCCATTACCAGTGACTAAACTACCTGGG AGTCAAGTAGCAGCTGGAAGTATAAACCTCAATGGGACCCTAACAGTTGAAGTGCAGAGACCAGGTGGTGAGACTGCAATCGGAGACATTGTTCGTTTGGTGGAAGAAGCACAGAGCAGAGAGGCTCCAGTACAGCGACTGGCTGACAAG GTGTCAGGGCACTTTACTTACGGAGTAATGGCACTCTCAGCTGCTACGTTTATGTTCTGGAACTTGTTTGGGACACATGTGCTCCCTGCTGCATTTCACCATGGAAATCCAGTGTCACTTGCTCTACAGCTCTCTTGCAGTGTTTTG GTTATTGCTTGTCCGTGTGCACTTGGTTTAGCCACACCTACTGCTGTGCTG gtTGGAACCTCATTGGGTGCAACAAGAGGATTGCTTTTGCGTGGTGGAAGTGTTTTAGAGAAGTTCTCAATGGCGAAGACCATTGTGTTTGACAAAACAGGGACCTTGACAATTGGCAGACCTGTTGTAACAAAGGTTGTGACTCCTGGAGGTGTGAAAATTACAGATATACA AGAAAATGTAAATCTTACACTGTCAGAAGTTGAAGTTCTGAAGCTAGCTGCTGGTGTAGAATCAAATACCATTCATCCTGTTGGAAAAGCTATAGTAGAAGCTGCTCAGGCTGCCGGTTGTCAGAATGTGAAG GTGAAAGATGGAACGTTCATGGAGGAGCCTGGGTCTGGTGCTGTAGCTACCATTGAGAACAAGAAGGTGTCTGTTGGAACGCTAGACTGGGTTCAAAG GAATGGAGTTTATGATAATCCTTTTCAAGAAGTGGAGGATCTTAAGAATCAATCAATAGTCTTTGTTGGAGTGGATAACACCCTTGCTGGTCTTATATACTTGGAAGATCAGATTAGAGAAGATGCTAGATATGTTGTTGAATCTTTGTCCAGGCAAGGAATTAATGTCTGGATGCTGTCTGGTGACAGAAGGAATACTGCTGAATATGTTGCATCGATTGTTGGTATTCCAAAGGACAAG GG
- the LOC110616710 gene encoding copper-transporting ATPase PAA1, chloroplastic isoform X4, producing MESAFSLSTSSLALFTISRALNRHFNTNSSSLLRTRCLTSFYTRNSFPSSSSSSSSSSSFRTSCAPLPRPLYCVSNTSSSFTTSGGGNDSGGPFGGSGGGGGGDRSDGSDAKSNLTAGGTEDVSALSPDVIILDVGGMTCGGCAASVKRILESQPQVSSASVNLTTETAIVWPLSEAKVVPNWKKQLGEELAKQLTSCGFKSNLRDAGRGIFFSVFEKKMEEKRDRLRESGRELAVSWALCAVCLFGHLSHIFALKASWIHMFHSTGFHLSLSLFTLLGPGRQLILDGVKSLLKGAPNMNTLVGLGALSSFAVSSLAALIPKLGWKAFFEEPIMLIAFVLLGRNLEQRAKIKATSDMTGLLSILPSKARLLIHDDAKDRGSIVEVPCTSLSVGDQIFVLPGDRVPADGIVRAGRSTIDESSFTGEPLPVTKLPGSQVAAGSINLNGTLTVEVQRPGGETAIGDIVRLVEEAQSREAPVQRLADKVSGHFTYGVMALSAATFMFWNLFGTHVLPAAFHHGNPVSLALQLSCSVLVIACPCALGLATPTAVLVGTSLGATRGLLLRGGSVLEKFSMAKTIVFDKTGTLTIGRPVVTKVVTPGGVKITDIQENVNLTLSEVEVLKLAAGVESNTIHPVGKAIVEAAQAAGCQNVKVKDGTFMEEPGSGAVATIENKKVSVGTLDWVQRNGVYDNPFQEVEDLKNQSIVFVGVDNTLAGLIYLEDQIREDARYVVESLSRQGINVWMLSGDRRNTAEYVASIVGIPKDKKLVVGSSSLSVRLVSPVSLRAQGEA from the exons ATGGAGTCTGCATTCTCTCTCTCAACTTCTTCTCTCGCTCTCTTCACCATCTCCAGAGCTCTAAACCGCCATTTCAACACCAACTCTTCCTCCCTCCTCCGCACTCGCTGCCTCACTTCATTCTACACTCGCAACTctttcccttcttcttcttcttcttcttcttcttcttcttctttcaggACCTCCTGCGCTCCCTTGCCGCGCCCTTTGTACTGCGTCTCGAATACTTCCTCGTCTTTTACGACCTCTGGTGGTGGAAACGATAGTGGTGGTCCGTTTGGTGGGAGTGGCGGCGGCGGAGGTGGGGATAGGTCGGACGGTAGTGATGCCAAGTCGAATTTGACTGCGGGAGGGACAGAGGATGTCTCTGCGCTTTCTCCAGATGTTATAATACTCGATGTTGGA GGAATGACATGCGGGGGATGTGCAGCCAGTGTAAAGAGAATATTGGAAAGTCAA CCACAAGTCTCCTCTGCTAGTGTCAATCTCACCACTGAGACTGCAATTGTGTGGCCTTTATCTGAGGCAAAAGTTGTACCAAACTGGAAAAAACAGTTGGGAGAGGAACTTGCAAAGCAGCTGACAAGTTGTGGTTTCAAATCTAACCTTCGAG ATGCAGGGAGAGGAATCTTCTTCAgtgtttttgaaaaaaaaatggaggAAAAGCGTGATCGTTTAAGAGAAAGTG GTCGTGAGCTTGCTGTCTCTTGGGCTCTCTGTGCTGTATGCCTCTTTGGTCATCTTTCTCATATTTTTGCTCTCAAGGCCTCATGGATCCACATGTTTCATTCCACAGGATTCCACCTGTCTTTGTCTTTGTTTACATTGCTTGGCCCTGGGCGTCAGCTTATCCTAGATGGTGTGAAAAGCCTTCTTAAGGGGGCTCCAAATATGAACACCTTAGTTGGACTTGGGGCTTTATCTTCATTTGCTGTTAGTTCATTAGCTGCCTTAATTCCAAAGCTG GGTTGGAAGGCATTCTTTGAGGAGCCAATTATGTTAATAGCTTTTGTCTTGCTGGGTAGGAATCTTGAGCAAAGAGCTAAAATTAAAGCAACCAGTGACATGACAGGACTTCTAAGTATTTTACCTTCAAAAGCTCGTCTTCTGATTCATGATGATGCAAAAGACCGAGGCTCAATTGTTGAAGTCCCTTGTACCAGTCTTTCTGTTGGGGATCAAATTTTTGTATTGCCTGGA GATCGTGTTCCAGCAGATGGAATAGTTAGAGCTGGTCGAAGCACCATTGACGAGTCGAGTTTCACAGGGGAGCCATTACCAGTGACTAAACTACCTGGG AGTCAAGTAGCAGCTGGAAGTATAAACCTCAATGGGACCCTAACAGTTGAAGTGCAGAGACCAGGTGGTGAGACTGCAATCGGAGACATTGTTCGTTTGGTGGAAGAAGCACAGAGCAGAGAGGCTCCAGTACAGCGACTGGCTGACAAG GTGTCAGGGCACTTTACTTACGGAGTAATGGCACTCTCAGCTGCTACGTTTATGTTCTGGAACTTGTTTGGGACACATGTGCTCCCTGCTGCATTTCACCATGGAAATCCAGTGTCACTTGCTCTACAGCTCTCTTGCAGTGTTTTG GTTATTGCTTGTCCGTGTGCACTTGGTTTAGCCACACCTACTGCTGTGCTG gtTGGAACCTCATTGGGTGCAACAAGAGGATTGCTTTTGCGTGGTGGAAGTGTTTTAGAGAAGTTCTCAATGGCGAAGACCATTGTGTTTGACAAAACAGGGACCTTGACAATTGGCAGACCTGTTGTAACAAAGGTTGTGACTCCTGGAGGTGTGAAAATTACAGATATACA AGAAAATGTAAATCTTACACTGTCAGAAGTTGAAGTTCTGAAGCTAGCTGCTGGTGTAGAATCAAATACCATTCATCCTGTTGGAAAAGCTATAGTAGAAGCTGCTCAGGCTGCCGGTTGTCAGAATGTGAAG GTGAAAGATGGAACGTTCATGGAGGAGCCTGGGTCTGGTGCTGTAGCTACCATTGAGAACAAGAAGGTGTCTGTTGGAACGCTAGACTGGGTTCAAAG GAATGGAGTTTATGATAATCCTTTTCAAGAAGTGGAGGATCTTAAGAATCAATCAATAGTCTTTGTTGGAGTGGATAACACCCTTGCTGGTCTTATATACTTGGAAGATCAGATTAGAGAAGATGCTAGATATGTTGTTGAATCTTTGTCCAGGCAAGGAATTAATGTCTGGATGCTGTCTGGTGACAGAAGGAATACTGCTGAATATGTTGCATCGATTGTTGGTATTCCAAAGGACAAG AAACTGGTTGTTGGGTCATCAAGTTTGAGTGTCCGTTTGGTCTCACCGGTTTCACTGCGGGCACAGGG
- the LOC110616710 gene encoding copper-transporting ATPase PAA1, chloroplastic isoform X5, whose amino-acid sequence MESAFSLSTSSLALFTISRALNRHFNTNSSSLLRTRCLTSFYTRNSFPSSSSSSSSSSSFRTSCAPLPRPLYCVSNTSSSFTTSGGGNDSGGPFGGSGGGGGGDRSDGSDAKSNLTAGGTEDVSALSPDVIILDVGGMTCGGCAASVKRILESQPQVSSASVNLTTETAIVWPLSEAKVVPNWKKQLGEELAKQLTSCGFKSNLRDAGRGIFFSVFEKKMEEKRDRLRESGRELAVSWALCAVCLFGHLSHIFALKASWIHMFHSTGFHLSLSLFTLLGPGRQLILDGVKSLLKGAPNMNTLVGLGALSSFAVSSLAALIPKLGWKAFFEEPIMLIAFVLLGRNLEQRAKIKATSDMTGLLSILPSKARLLIHDDAKDRGSIVEVPCTSLSVGDQIFVLPGDRVPADGIVRAGRSTIDESSFTGEPLPVTKLPGSQVAAGSINLNGTLTVEVQRPGGETAIGDIVRLVEEAQSREAPVQRLADKVSGHFTYGVMALSAATFMFWNLFGTHVLPAAFHHGNPVSLALQLSCSVLVIACPCALGLATPTAVLVGTSLGATRGLLLRGGSVLEKFSMAKTIVFDKTGTLTIGRPVVTKVVTPGGVKITDIQENVNLTLSEVEVLKLAAGVESNTIHPVGKAIVEAAQAAGCQNVKVKDGTFMEEPGSGAVATIENKKVSVGTLDWVQRNGVYDNPFQEVEDLKNQSIVFVGVDNTLAGLIYLEDQIREDARYVVESLSRQGINVWMLSGDRRNTAEYVASIVGIPKDKLRNWLLGHQV is encoded by the exons ATGGAGTCTGCATTCTCTCTCTCAACTTCTTCTCTCGCTCTCTTCACCATCTCCAGAGCTCTAAACCGCCATTTCAACACCAACTCTTCCTCCCTCCTCCGCACTCGCTGCCTCACTTCATTCTACACTCGCAACTctttcccttcttcttcttcttcttcttcttcttcttcttctttcaggACCTCCTGCGCTCCCTTGCCGCGCCCTTTGTACTGCGTCTCGAATACTTCCTCGTCTTTTACGACCTCTGGTGGTGGAAACGATAGTGGTGGTCCGTTTGGTGGGAGTGGCGGCGGCGGAGGTGGGGATAGGTCGGACGGTAGTGATGCCAAGTCGAATTTGACTGCGGGAGGGACAGAGGATGTCTCTGCGCTTTCTCCAGATGTTATAATACTCGATGTTGGA GGAATGACATGCGGGGGATGTGCAGCCAGTGTAAAGAGAATATTGGAAAGTCAA CCACAAGTCTCCTCTGCTAGTGTCAATCTCACCACTGAGACTGCAATTGTGTGGCCTTTATCTGAGGCAAAAGTTGTACCAAACTGGAAAAAACAGTTGGGAGAGGAACTTGCAAAGCAGCTGACAAGTTGTGGTTTCAAATCTAACCTTCGAG ATGCAGGGAGAGGAATCTTCTTCAgtgtttttgaaaaaaaaatggaggAAAAGCGTGATCGTTTAAGAGAAAGTG GTCGTGAGCTTGCTGTCTCTTGGGCTCTCTGTGCTGTATGCCTCTTTGGTCATCTTTCTCATATTTTTGCTCTCAAGGCCTCATGGATCCACATGTTTCATTCCACAGGATTCCACCTGTCTTTGTCTTTGTTTACATTGCTTGGCCCTGGGCGTCAGCTTATCCTAGATGGTGTGAAAAGCCTTCTTAAGGGGGCTCCAAATATGAACACCTTAGTTGGACTTGGGGCTTTATCTTCATTTGCTGTTAGTTCATTAGCTGCCTTAATTCCAAAGCTG GGTTGGAAGGCATTCTTTGAGGAGCCAATTATGTTAATAGCTTTTGTCTTGCTGGGTAGGAATCTTGAGCAAAGAGCTAAAATTAAAGCAACCAGTGACATGACAGGACTTCTAAGTATTTTACCTTCAAAAGCTCGTCTTCTGATTCATGATGATGCAAAAGACCGAGGCTCAATTGTTGAAGTCCCTTGTACCAGTCTTTCTGTTGGGGATCAAATTTTTGTATTGCCTGGA GATCGTGTTCCAGCAGATGGAATAGTTAGAGCTGGTCGAAGCACCATTGACGAGTCGAGTTTCACAGGGGAGCCATTACCAGTGACTAAACTACCTGGG AGTCAAGTAGCAGCTGGAAGTATAAACCTCAATGGGACCCTAACAGTTGAAGTGCAGAGACCAGGTGGTGAGACTGCAATCGGAGACATTGTTCGTTTGGTGGAAGAAGCACAGAGCAGAGAGGCTCCAGTACAGCGACTGGCTGACAAG GTGTCAGGGCACTTTACTTACGGAGTAATGGCACTCTCAGCTGCTACGTTTATGTTCTGGAACTTGTTTGGGACACATGTGCTCCCTGCTGCATTTCACCATGGAAATCCAGTGTCACTTGCTCTACAGCTCTCTTGCAGTGTTTTG GTTATTGCTTGTCCGTGTGCACTTGGTTTAGCCACACCTACTGCTGTGCTG gtTGGAACCTCATTGGGTGCAACAAGAGGATTGCTTTTGCGTGGTGGAAGTGTTTTAGAGAAGTTCTCAATGGCGAAGACCATTGTGTTTGACAAAACAGGGACCTTGACAATTGGCAGACCTGTTGTAACAAAGGTTGTGACTCCTGGAGGTGTGAAAATTACAGATATACA AGAAAATGTAAATCTTACACTGTCAGAAGTTGAAGTTCTGAAGCTAGCTGCTGGTGTAGAATCAAATACCATTCATCCTGTTGGAAAAGCTATAGTAGAAGCTGCTCAGGCTGCCGGTTGTCAGAATGTGAAG GTGAAAGATGGAACGTTCATGGAGGAGCCTGGGTCTGGTGCTGTAGCTACCATTGAGAACAAGAAGGTGTCTGTTGGAACGCTAGACTGGGTTCAAAG GAATGGAGTTTATGATAATCCTTTTCAAGAAGTGGAGGATCTTAAGAATCAATCAATAGTCTTTGTTGGAGTGGATAACACCCTTGCTGGTCTTATATACTTGGAAGATCAGATTAGAGAAGATGCTAGATATGTTGTTGAATCTTTGTCCAGGCAAGGAATTAATGTCTGGATGCTGTCTGGTGACAGAAGGAATACTGCTGAATATGTTGCATCGATTGTTGGTATTCCAAAGGACAAG TTGAGAAACTGGTTGTTGGGTCATCAAGTTTGA
- the LOC110617452 gene encoding ubiquinol oxidase, mitochondrial produces the protein MMNNLVIRSVVRGLLVNGSRGGRYISTATAATTAGVLKPTEVLTEFRSRNGASVGVLYWRRMMSTSAETAVAEKETTEKSVGKQGEKEVASLKTSDGSVISSYWGISRPKILREDGTEWPWNCFMPWETYRANTSIDLSKHHVPKTFLDKVAYRTVKLLRLPTDIFFQRRYGCRAMMLETVAAVPGMVAGMLLHLRSLRRFQQSGGWIKALLEEAENERMHLMTMVELVQPRWYERFLVLAVQGVFFNAYFVLYLLSPKLAHRITGYLEEEAIHSYTEFLKDIKNGQIENVPAPAIAIDYWRLPNDATLEDVITVIRADEAHHRDVNHFASDIHYQGKELREAPAPLGYH, from the exons atgatgaaCAATTTGGTGATTAGGTCGGTGGTGCGAGGCTTGCTGGTCAATGGAAGTCGTGGCGGCAGGTACATTTCGACGGCCACGGCAGCAACGACTGCTGGTGTTTTGAAGCCGACGGAAGTTTTGACCGAGTTTAGGAGCCGAAATGGAGCGTCGGTTGGTGTGTTGTACTGGCGGAGGATGATGAGCACATCGGCGGAGACAGCTGTTGCTGAGAAGGAAACGACGGAGAAGTCTGTTGGGAAGCAGGGGGAGAAAGAAGTGGCATCGTTGAAGACGAGTGATGGTTCGGTGATTTCGAGTTACTGGGGTATCTCGAGGCCTAAGATCTTAAGAGAAGACGGTACTGAGTGGCCTTGGAATTGCTTCATG CCATGGGAGACTTACCGGGCCAACACATCGATTGATCTGTCGAAGCACCATGTGCCAAAGACATTTCTTGATAAGGTTGCGTACAGGACAGTGAAACTGCTTCGACTCCCTACGGATATATTTTTTCAG AGACGGTATGGGTGCCGTGCCATGATGTTGGAAACTGTGGCAGCTGTCCCTGGTATGGTTGCAGGGATGCTGCTGCACTTGAGGTCTCTTCGCAGGTTCCAGCAAAGTGGGGGTTGGATTAAAGCCCTGCTCGAGGAAGCTGAGAATGAGCGGATGCACCTGATGACAATGGTGGAGCTTGTGCAGCCTAGGTGGTACGAGAGGTTTTTGGTCCTTGCAGTGCAGGGAGTCTTCTTTAATGCTTACTTTGTGCTTTATCTGCTTTCTCCCAAATTGGCTCATAGAATTACTGGGTATTTGGAGGAAGAGGCTATACACTCGTATACAgagtttttaaaagatataaaaaatgGTCAAATCGAAAATGTTCCAGCTCCTGCTATTGCAATAGATTACTGGAGGCTGCCAAATGACGCAACTTTGGAAGATGTTATAACAGTGATCCGTGCTGATGAAGCTCATCATCGTGATGTTAACCACTTTGCTTCT GATATTCATTATCAGGGCAAAGAATTGAGGGAGGCACCTGCTCCACTTGGTTATCACTAA